The stretch of DNA AGGTAAAGCTGTAACTACCGACTCTACAGAAGCGGGCAACGATGCATCCAATGCTGTCGATGGTAATTCTTCTACACGCTGGGCTGCCGCAAATTCAAGTTCTCACTGGTTACAGATAGATTTAGGGAAAAAATATATACTTAATCAAGTGGTGGTTCACTGGTTTAATAATACGAGTTCGTCAAGAAGCTACTACTACACAATAGGAGGAAGCAATAATGGTAGTTCTTTTACAACTTTAGTTAATCGTTCTACAAATACGGTAGTAGGTAAAGTAACGAGTAATATTTCAAACAAAGAGGCTCAATATCTTAAGATTAATGTAACTGGGTCGTCTACAGGTTCGGCATATCCATCTATCTACGAAGTAGAAGTTTATGGTTGGATGTTGGAGTCTGATGTTTACGAAGTTAATTTCGACAAAGGTTATATATTAGTTCCCGAACCCGAAGGGGCTGCCAACATTACAACAGCCGAGTTTAGCGAAAATGTAACTATATCAGGTATTCAAAATAATGAATTGCAAACTGCATCGTACTTTATTCAGAATGGAGATAAACTAATTATTACTGATTCTCAGAAAAAGAAAAACGAATTTAATATCTATATAGGCAAACTTCCTAATAGTATTTCAACGATTTCAAACGATTCTAATTTATTTGCTATTACAGAAAACAACGGTTTTGTAGAAATTAAACTTTCTGATAACGTAGGAGAGGCTCGACTTGAGGTTTACGATATTGTAGGTAAAACTGTTTATTCTTCTATTGTAAATGATAAAACAGAATTAAACTTACCTTCTGGAGTTTATGTCTTTAAGGTATCTACAGATTCGAACTATAAAACAGTGAAGTACATTGTGAAATGAAGATTATAGGCGTGTGAACGGATGTTAATTAACACTTGACAAACGCCTTTTAATTTTGTACCTTTGTGTAAACAAAAAGTATATAACCGTCAGGAGATAACTCTTGGCGGTTTTTTCGTACTGTGTTTAAAGGAAAACTCGGTATCTTTCGATGTAAAACTCAGTGAGTCTAACGACGAAACTCACCGAATTTAAAGGTCAAAGACACTGAGAGATTTTTTTGTCACACTGAGTTTGTAGTAAAAAGTCTTTGCGCTGCCTAAAGAACACAATTTAGAGGAATATCATTACGGTTAAAGATTGTAAAGTTGGGTTAAAGTTTGGATTGAGGCTATAAAACAAAAATGCAACATCCGACTAAGTTTGTCAAATGTTGCATTAAATGTTGATTAGTATTTTCTTAATCTTTAGTAAGCTTTGTACATAGGTAATGTATCTATACAGAAGTTGTTTATAAAGCTTGCAGCCTTATTTACTTCAGCTTCGCCGTAATTGATATATACTTCGGCTGATGTTTTGAATAATTCGGCATTGCGATTAGCATCAGAAAGCATTAGATAACCTATAATAATATGACCAGCAGAATCGACTAAGCGACGAGCTTGGAAATCCACATATTCATTATCTTTAGTTTCAGAAACAGTATTAACCATTTGTTCGTAGGTTTCTACCATCTTAGCCAACTTAGCTTTCAAACTGTCGTATTCGGGTTTTAACTCCTCAGTTTGATATTCTTTCATCTGATTAAGATAAGTACCTGTTAATACGTGACGGATAGCAGCTACTACTTGCAACTGAGTTGTTCCTTCGTATATGTTTGTGATACGAGCATCGCGATATAATCTTTCACAAGCATAATCTTTCATAAATCCCGAACCTCCGTGAACTTGCACACAGTCGTAAGACGTTTGATTAGCATATTCAGTAGCCATAGCTTTACCAAGAGGAGTAAATGCATCAGCAAGTTTTTTATACTTCTTAAGTTCAGCTTTTTCTTCTGGTTCTAATTTACGTTCTTTCTCAATATCTTCTAATATTTTGTAAATATCTACGAAGCGAGCGGTTTCGTAAAGAATAGTACGAGAGGCATCTAATTTAGCTTTGATATTAGCAACCATTTCGTAAACAGCAGGAAATTCGATAATTGCTTTTCCGAATTGTTTTCTTTCTTTTGCGTAAGCTAATGCTTCTCGGTAAGACGCTTCAGATATACCAGTAGCTTGAGCTATAATACCTAAGCGAGCACCATTCATCAAAGACATAACGTAGCGAATTAAACCTAACTTACGTTGTCCGCAAAGTTGAGCTTTAGCGTTTTTGTATGTTAATTCGCAAGTAGGAGAGCCTTTGATACCCATTTTGTTTTCTATACGACGAACATCAACTCCTCCGTCTTTCTTATCGTAGATAAACATCGATAATCCGCGACCGTCTTTTGTTCCTTCTTCCGAACGAGCTAAAACTAAGTGAATGTCGGCATCTCCGTTTGTTATAAAGCGTTTAACGCCATTAAGTCTCCAACAATCTTCTTTCTCATCGTAAGTTGCTCTTAACATAACCGATTGAAGGTCAGAACCAGCATCTGGTTCAGTTAAGTCCATAGACATAGTTGCGCCAGCACATACTTGAGGAATAAACTCTTTACGTTGTTCTTCATTACCAAATTCGTATAAAGTTTCGGCACAATCTTGTAAAGCCCAAAGATTACCAAAACCAGCATCGGCACGAGAAGTAAGTTCAGATGCCATAATGAATGTTACCATAGGGAAGTTTAATCCTTCGTATCGGCGAGGCATAGAAAGACCCATAAGCCCAGCTTTAACTGTAGCATCTAAGTTTTCGGCAGTGCCAGGAGCGTAAACAACACGATTGTTTACTACTTTAGGACCAACAGCGTCTACACCTTCGGCGTTAGGACCTATAATGTCTCCACATATTTCACCAGTAATTTCCATTACCTTTTCGTAACTATCCATTGCGTCTTCGAAGTCGAAAGGCGCATAGTCGAAGTTTTTACTGTCGGTGTAATTTCTTTCTTTAAGCTCCACTATTCTCTTCATAAGAGGGTGTGTTAGGTGGTGCTTCAAAGAAGGATTGTCTAAATAAAAATTAGCCATTATAATTAAATTTTTAAGTTATTGTTCAAATAAATATAAATAAATACACGATACCTAATATTATTGCCATTCCGAAACTTAGTAAAGAACCTATTAAAAGGTATTCAGTCTTTGCTGTTTCTGTATCCTTGAATCGCAATAAAGATTTAGCGGCAAAAATAAATCCTACTGCTGCAAACTGATTAAAGACAACCAATATAAAAGATAATACGCGTTCTAAAGAGCCTATTATTCTTCCTGCTTTAATTAACGAATTATTTTTTTCATCATCAGATACCATTATACTGTTTGCTTCCATAAACTTTTTTATAAATATGTTGTATGGTTTGCCGCATAGTAATATGGAAAACACAAAGAATAAAATTTGTATCGTTATTGTGCCGAAAGATGTTTCGTTAATCTTAGAATATAAAATAACTATAGAAGAGATAATAATTATATGTAGAAGTTGATCTAAGAAAAATAGATTTTTTTTAACTCTACAATTAAGTTGATTATTTAAGATTAAGGAACTTTTCAGTAAGTCGAGAAGAAGATGAAATACAGATATTATTAATGCTGCCCACCAGAAAGATATACTAAAAGATAGTAAATAAGAAGATACTAAAACAACTAAAAAGTGATAGCAATGCACTTTAGAAAAGTATTTGTTATCCTTTTGGTCGCACCAACTTTGGGGCTGAAAATAAAAATCAGCCATTAGGTGAGCTATATATTGTAAAAGTAATAATTTAATCATAAATTAATGAATAACTTCTTCAAAATATTTAACTGCACTATTAATAGCATTCCACCCTGCGGTTCGTGAATGCTGATTAATAGTCGATTGAGTTTTACCTATAATATGTTTAATTTCTTCTTCTGTTTTTTGCAATAATTTATAGTAGATAATCTCGCTTTGAGAAGCTGTCATTTTAGAAAATATCACATCAAGAAGTTCACATATAGGTTCAAAACTTTCATTCCAGTTATTATTGCCACTTCTAAATGTTAGAGTATTTTTTATCTTCTCGTGAATAGTCATCTCATTGACTGCTCTGCCTGAAAAATAAATAGCCTCTCCATCAATAATTCCTTTTTCTTTATCCCAAATAGATAAATTTCCAACTCCTATCGCTACTCTTATCCCATAAGTTTTGAAGTCTTGAAACTTCTTATCCTTTATGTTAGCTTGCTCTATCGGAAGCTTTTTTATAAAAGCTTTTAATAGTAATGCTACTCTTAAAGCTATTTTAGGCTCTTCGAGAACACATTCTATGTAATCTCCCTTTATTAGTCGTCCATAAAACATAGGAGTAAAATTATCACTTAATTCTATCAAAAGATCTTTTAATCCTTTTTCAAGAATCCATCTTTGTTCTACATTCAAAGAAGTTGAACTTATGATGTCGGCTGATATTGTTGCTTTATTCATAGAGCAAAGATACTAAAATTATCGGCTCTACAACCGATAATGGGTGATTATCGGCTCTACAACCGATAATGGGTGATTATCGGCTCTACAACCGATAATTTACGAGATATTCATTATTAATATAGCTTCTAATTCTGTTGTTTCCGATATATCTCTTGTGGGTATGATATAAACATATCCTTTCTTGGAATAAATAAAGAAATAGTTTTTGTTTTTCTCGAATTTATCAACATCACTCCACAATAGACTTTTTGTATTTGTTGAAGTTACAATATCTATTCCTTCGTTGGTGAAATCCATTGTAATATTACCGAAAGCTCCAGGGCTTTTTTCGGCAATAGCTTCACCTGTTGCAAAAAGATTTTTCTTTGCTTTATTCCGAGTATATCCTAAAAAAATAAATACTCCTACGCATATCAAGCATATAACCGAATACATACTAAGTCCGTAAGTTGTATAATGCCAAGCACCTCCAATAACATTCAAAAATGTTAGAATATATATTGCTGGAACAAGACACCCTGTAATAGGAGCTTTCTTTTTCTGATAATACTCTTGAAAGTTTACCCAATCGGCAACTGATAAGTTATAAGCTATCTTCATCAGAGATTATTTACTGTTCTTTTTATAGAACTTTATCATCTTAGGCACTACGCTTTCAACGTCTCCTGTAATAACATAATCGGCAATAGCATTAATAGGAGCATTAGGGTCGTTGTTGATTGCTATAATCATAGACGAATCTTGCATACCCGCAATGTGTTGTATTTGTCCTGAAATACCACAAGCGATATAAAGTTTAGGGCGTACAGTTACTCCAGTTTGACCTATCTGACGTTCGTGTTCGCAATATCCAGCATCAACAGCAGCACGAGAAGCTCCAACTTCAGCACCGATAGTATTAGCTAAATCGTATAATAAACCGAAACCTTCTTTAGATCCCATACCGTAACCTCCAGCTACAATAATAGGAGCTCCTTTAATATTAACTTTAGAAGCTTCAACGTGGCGCTCTATTATACTAACAACAAAATCGCAGTCGCTAACATAATTAGCTACTTCGTGTTTTACTGTTTCTCCCTTATAATTAGCGTCAAGAATTTCTTTTTTCATAACACCTTCGCGAACGGTTGCCATTTGAGGTCGATTATCAGGATTGATAATTGTAGCAACAATGTTTCCACCGAAAGCAGGACGTATTTGATAAAGAAGATTTGTGTAATTTGTATTTGTTTTCTTTTCTTCGTGGTCGCCTATTTCTAAAGAAGTACAGTCGGCTGTTAGTCCGCTAAATAAAGCAGAAGAAACTCTTGGGCCTAAATCTCTACCTATACTTGTTGCTCCCATAAGAGCTATTTGAGGTTTTTCTTCTTCGAAAAGTTTCACAAGAATAGATGTGTGAGGAAGAGAAGAGTAGGGGTATAAACGAGAATCGTTAAATGTGTGAAGAACGTCAACTCCGAAAGGGAATACTTGTTCTCCGATATTATCTAAATCGTTGCCTATAGCAACTGCTTCTAACTTACAGTTTAGTTTGCTTGCTAAAGAGCGTCCTTTGGTAAGGAGTTCAAGACTTACGTCTTCTACTTTACCGTTTTCTATTTCGAGATATACAAATAAATTGTTCATAATGTTATCCAATGGTGTGATTACTAATTAACTCTATCATCAACTCTTCTATCTCATTGTCTGAGTCGGTAAGAGTTTTACTCTCTTTAGCTTGGAAAACCACGTTTTCTATCTTCTTTACTTTAGTAGGAGAACCCGAAAGCCCACATTGTTGAGCATCGGCATTAACGTCAGCTACATTCCATTCTGTTAAGTTTAAGTAAGAACGACCATTGCAAAGATTAACGTAATCATTGTTTTCTGCTTGCTTTTCAATCATAGTGCGAGCATATTTATACTTCTGTATAAGTTTTGCATTGCGGGGACGACATTCGGCAGCCGAACCGTTTACTGTAATTAATAAAGGAAGTTTTCCTTCTACAACTTCAACACCTCTTTCTAAGCGTCTTTTTACTTTGATAGCTCCATCTTTTACCGACTGAATTTCTTCAGCATAAGTAATTTGAGGGATTCCTAACTTTTCTGCAACTTGAGGTCCAACTTGAGCTGTATCTCCATCAATAGCCTGACGACCTGAGATAATTACATCAAACTCGCCAATCTTTCTGATAGCCATACTAAGAGCATAGCTTGTTGCAAGAGTGTCGGCACCTGCAAAAGCGCGGTCGCTTATTAGGTAGCCTCCATCAGCTCCTCTGAATAAGCCTTCGCGAATAATGTCGGCAGCACGAGAAGGACCCATTGTTAGTAACTCAACGGTAGAACCGGGATATTCATCTTTCAAACGGAGCGCTTGCTCCAATGCATTTAAGTCTTCTGGATTAAAAATAGCAGGAAGAGCTGCGCGGTTTATAGTTCCATC from Dysgonomonadaceae bacterium PH5-43 encodes:
- a CDS encoding alkylation response protein AidB-like acyl-CoA dehydrogenase (product_source=COG1960; cath_funfam=1.10.540.10,1.20.120.470,1.20.140.10,2.40.110.10; cog=COG1960; ko=KO:K20035; pfam=PF00441,PF02770,PF02771,PF12186; superfamily=47203,56645) codes for the protein MANFYLDNPSLKHHLTHPLMKRIVELKERNYTDSKNFDYAPFDFEDAMDSYEKVMEITGEICGDIIGPNAEGVDAVGPKVVNNRVVYAPGTAENLDATVKAGLMGLSMPRRYEGLNFPMVTFIMASELTSRADAGFGNLWALQDCAETLYEFGNEEQRKEFIPQVCAGATMSMDLTEPDAGSDLQSVMLRATYDEKEDCWRLNGVKRFITNGDADIHLVLARSEEGTKDGRGLSMFIYDKKDGGVDVRRIENKMGIKGSPTCELTYKNAKAQLCGQRKLGLIRYVMSLMNGARLGIIAQATGISEASYREALAYAKERKQFGKAIIEFPAVYEMVANIKAKLDASRTILYETARFVDIYKILEDIEKERKLEPEEKAELKKYKKLADAFTPLGKAMATEYANQTSYDCVQVHGGSGFMKDYACERLYRDARITNIYEGTTQLQVVAAIRHVLTGTYLNQMKEYQTEELKPEYDSLKAKLAKMVETYEQMVNTVSETKDNEYVDFQARRLVDSAGHIIIGYLMLSDANRNAELFKTSAEVYINYGEAEVNKAASFINNFCIDTLPMYKAY
- a CDS encoding hypothetical protein (product_source=Hypo-rule applied; pfam=PF11750; transmembrane_helix_parts=Outside_1_48,TMhelix_49_71,Inside_72_91,TMhelix_92_112,Outside_113_121,TMhelix_122_144,Inside_145_176,TMhelix_177_199,Outside_200_213,TMhelix_214_236,Inside_237_237), whose amino-acid sequence is MIKLLLLQYIAHLMADFYFQPQSWCDQKDNKYFSKVHCYHFLVVLVSSYLLSFSISFWWAALIISVFHLLLDLLKSSLILNNQLNCRVKKNLFFLDQLLHIIIISSIVILYSKINETSFGTITIQILFFVFSILLCGKPYNIFIKKFMEANSIMVSDDEKNNSLIKAGRIIGSLERVLSFILVVFNQFAAVGFIFAAKSLLRFKDTETAKTEYLLIGSLLSFGMAIILGIVYLFIFI
- a CDS encoding hypothetical protein (product_source=Hypo-rule applied), producing the protein MNKATISADIISSTSLNVEQRWILEKGLKDLLIELSDNFTPMFYGRLIKGDYIECVLEEPKIALRVALLLKAFIKKLPIEQANIKDKKFQDFKTYGIRVAIGVGNLSIWDKEKGIIDGEAIYFSGRAVNEMTIHEKIKNTLTFRSGNNNWNESFEPICELLDVIFSKMTASQSEIIYYKLLQKTEEEIKHIIGKTQSTINQHSRTAGWNAINSAVKYFEEVIH
- a CDS encoding hypothetical protein (product_source=Hypo-rule applied; pfam=PF14317; transmembrane_helix_parts=Inside_1_24,TMhelix_25_47,Outside_48_50,TMhelix_51_73,Inside_74_167); translated protein: MKIAYNLSVADWVNFQEYYQKKKAPITGCLVPAIYILTFLNVIGGAWHYTTYGLSMYSVICLICVGVFIFLGYTRNKAKKNLFATGEAIAEKSPGAFGNITMDFTNEGIDIVTSTNTKSLLWSDVDKFEKNKNYFFIYSKKGYVYIIPTRDISETTELEAILIMNIS
- a CDS encoding electron transfer flavoprotein alpha subunit (product_source=KO:K03522; cath_funfam=3.40.50.1220,3.40.50.620; cog=COG2025; ko=KO:K03522; pfam=PF00766,PF01012; smart=SM00893; superfamily=52402,52467), with amino-acid sequence MNNLFVYLEIENGKVEDVSLELLTKGRSLASKLNCKLEAVAIGNDLDNIGEQVFPFGVDVLHTFNDSRLYPYSSLPHTSILVKLFEEEKPQIALMGATSIGRDLGPRVSSALFSGLTADCTSLEIGDHEEKKTNTNYTNLLYQIRPAFGGNIVATIINPDNRPQMATVREGVMKKEILDANYKGETVKHEVANYVSDCDFVVSIIERHVEASKVNIKGAPIIVAGGYGMGSKEGFGLLYDLANTIGAEVGASRAAVDAGYCEHERQIGQTGVTVRPKLYIACGISGQIQHIAGMQDSSMIIAINNDPNAPINAIADYVITGDVESVVPKMIKFYKKNSK
- a CDS encoding electron transfer flavoprotein beta subunit (product_source=KO:K03521; cath_funfam=3.40.50.620; cog=COG2086; ko=KO:K03521; pfam=PF01012; smart=SM00893; superfamily=52402), coding for MGLKIIVLAKQVPDTRNVGKDAMKADGTINRAALPAIFNPEDLNALEQALRLKDEYPGSTVELLTMGPSRAADIIREGLFRGADGGYLISDRAFAGADTLATSYALSMAIRKIGEFDVIISGRQAIDGDTAQVGPQVAEKLGIPQITYAEEIQSVKDGAIKVKRRLERGVEVVEGKLPLLITVNGSAAECRPRNAKLIQKYKYARTMIEKQAENNDYVNLCNGRSYLNLTEWNVADVNADAQQCGLSGSPTKVKKIENVVFQAKESKTLTDSDNEIEELMIELISNHTIG